Below is a window of Musa acuminata AAA Group cultivar baxijiao chromosome BXJ3-11, Cavendish_Baxijiao_AAA, whole genome shotgun sequence DNA.
TAATCAGCTCCAAGATGCAGCATTTGCCTTGCACCGGAATCATACTTTTCCAAGACTCATTAAGCGATCAAATCCACCAGAGCATCGATGAATTTGATCTGGAAACAACTCGACTTGACCTACCTAATACACAGATCTATGGAGCATGAGATTCTGACTTCTTTGATCTCCTTCCTAATAGTCTAATACTACAGCACTTGGCAATACACAAAACTCTTCGTTTGCGAATTCAATATTTATCACGCTTGGGGGAGCATAGTCTCCTAGTATGTTTCATGAAATAAAGCACATACATGGTCCAATGCTGAATGTATATGCGTCCTTGAGCTTTTCACTTGGATTGACTCAGCATCTCTTTAGTATGCTTTAAGAATAAACCAATTCACATACTATTAAATGGAATCGAAACCAAAAGATCATGCAATACACTTTTTATATCCACCATAAACCTACAACAACTACAATTGTAATTGTTTAAACAACATAATTTGTTGGAACTGCTATAAACAAACAATTTCTAGCATGATCATAACACTTAATAAGAACTTTTTACTCAACCAAGAGGTTAATCTCTGCTGATTCTACTCGATGATCCTGTCAAATGATTACCTAATCTCATAAGAATGATCCATCAAAATTATTCATATAGTTTGCATTTTTCAAACTAAAGAAGAAaactggagaaagataagtagaaAGAAATTACATGTGTGATAATATCTACAAATTAATATTACCATAGAGCTGAGATAGATAGTTATAATTGAACTACATAGAACAACTAAGATTCCCAAATGTCCAACTTAAACCGAGGTTAATAAGAGGTGGGTCGAGATGTCACTTACATTACCACGGAGGGTGACGGCAATGCCGATGGTGGCGCCCTCCCTCAGCTTGAAGCTTGCAATGGACTTCTTCGCCTTGGTCTTCACCGGCCTCTGCCCGGTGATCAGCGCCAAGTCTCTCATTGCCGCCTCCAACCCCTTCGAATTCTGCTCCGCATCTCCCATCCCGCAATTCACCACTATCTTCTCTATCTTTGGCGCCTAAAACCCCGTCCCCAACAGATACCGCACCCGTAACCTAACGCTGTAGATGAAGGAAGAAGGAAGGGGCCGGAGCAGGAGAGCAAACCCTAACCTCGTGGATGTTCTCGTAGGAGAACTCCTCCTCGAGGAGGGGCACGACCTTCTCGAGGTAAACGGTCTTGAGGCGGTTGACCTTTCCGGCCTCGGAGCAGTCCACGAGGACGATGCCGGTTGGGGACGTCGCGGGCGACGGAGACACTGGCTCGCACCGTGAGCCGGCCGGTGGAGCCGAGGCGGAGGGCGGGGATCCGGTACGCGGAGAAACGGGGAGGCAGAGTGGCGGGCAGCGGGAAGCGTGTCGCGGAGGCTGCGGTCGCCATTTGGGCAGTGACGAAGTGAAGTGGTTGCTCGGATGGCGATTTAGATAGGAGGCAGTTATAAACCCCTTTTATTTTGTATCTATATATCcttaaagataaaatataatataccatttatgtatatatacgcCTACAAGTGTAAACAtccattaaaattaattaaatgtttctttaatcataattattataatttatttaatcgaAGGATATTAATGGAAATTAGTCTCGATAATAGTAGATTTAATGTCTAATACATAAATAAAGAATCTCAAAAAGCGGAGATAAATAGGAAGAACGCAGAAAGCTGTGGCTTTTCCTCTCTGCCAAATTTGCTTCCCACATCGGTAATAAGCCTTGGCAGCAGATCTCAAAGCCGGAGGAGGGAGGCGATGGCGGACAAGCCGAGCCGAGCGCTGGTGATCTACGGCGATGGCCACGCCCCCCTCGTCGCGTCGCCGCACGCCCATCTCCACTCCTTTGCCTCCCGAGCATCCTGCGGCTTCCTCTCACTCAGAGCTCCTCCCGACCCCATTGGTAACTCTCGTTCTCTCCTTCCCCTCCTTCTTCCATATGTATCTACAATGCAAGATACCAGCGATGATCGATCGATTTCCGGCGCCGCCTGATTGACAGGGGCTTGGGATGTCGGTAGGGTTCCGTGTTTTCTTAGCGTTCATTATCTCTGTGATTAATGAGTGTTTGCGCTTAAAATTTTTATCCAGGAAAAGATTTTGCTTGGTGTATTATTAGGCACTAAAGGAAGAGAAGAAATATGAGTGTGATTTGTTGGGAATCATCGTCTGGATTTTGGTTGGAGAGGAAGAGGGCTTTGTGGTTAAAGATTGAGCTGGGTAGTATATGTTCCAACATCTTTTGATGTTGAAAGGAAGGTTCATGTTTCTTGGTTCTCTTTTATTAAGAATGAAAATCGAATTTACTGGAACTTGGATCAGTGTGGACTAACAATATGTTCCATAGATTTGCTCTATCTATAGTGTCCTACTCTGTCTTTCACTTGGAATTTCACCTTTCTTCTCTCTGGCATCCCATTTGTGGCGAAAATAAGTGCAGATTGTGTTGAATATGCCTTGTTTTCACCTTTCCTGAGATAGTAAACTAgggttttgaaataagaatgagttCTACATGTCTATATGTAGTGGAATGTTATCACCTATTTTAGTTCTTCTTGTTCATTCAAGTCAGAATATTCGCGCTAAGTACTTTAAGACTTCGCTTTCTCTCTCTTCCACATGTTTGGATGTCCTGAATTTTTTTGCTTTGGATGATTGAAATTTAGATTATTTGTTTTAGTGACCAAATCTGTAAAACTTCTCGTCCTAGTAGTTTTTATAAAGTTTGAAGATTTGAATTTGTATGTTTCTGTTCTTTCATGAAGTCTGTTAGTGTTATGCATTAGGAACTTCCTTTAAACATGCCTGTTATAGTTGTGTTTGATGATTTTGATCCATGTAATTAACTTACTTGGATGAATGTCAtattcattatatgcatgattttgtattttgtTGCTGATTTTATGGTTGTCATATGGATGGTGACATTAGCTTTGTTAACAAATGTTGATCATTGATGTATTTTACAATGTTATGTTTTGTATGCATATCTGTAGGTACTAGACTTGAAATTTAGACAGATTGGTAACTTGTGTTGGTATTATTATCTGCAAAAAGTGAAGAACCGGTTTGATAGCACAATGGCATTGTTTGTATTGATATTGCTTCTTGATTGCTCTCTGCGAGGGAAACTGTTATGAAGTTATAGCATTTCTTTATGATTCTTGTTTCTGGCATTGCTTGACAACAGAGGGAAGACGTTGTACCTGCCTCTGAATTTGTCCATGTTGAGAATGGTTCTGAGTTCCGTCATCTTCAAAGCTTTACCAACCTTCTAAGATTTGGCATCCTttcaatattatatattttatctaaaatcTGTCTCTGTTTATCCCTGTTTCATTGTGACACATTCGATGATATAAGAAAGGCTACAAAAGCATAACAGCTTGCTTTACTTGCAATCGGTATTCTTAATTTTATTGTCGATAAATTTTATTATCTTCAAAAAGTGTTAGTTTGTTTGGATGAGCTATAGCTTGAGCAGATATCTTCTCTATGCCCATTATCTCTTTCTTAGACGCtaggctgcaacctttagttgtcGTTTCCTCTTGTTGAACTGATGGACTCATTATTTTTTGGTTGTATGTGAACCTCAGAATCAGAAAATGACAGGGTAATTAGAGAATTATCACAGCTACTggatgcatatgatatgtatatgGTGAGGATGAGATTACATTACTGCTGTATGTTTCTTGGAAAAAGAAGAACAAGCTATCAGTATCTGACTTGTGTCTTTTTGTTTTTTGGGTTTCAGAAAAAACATGGTAACACAGATATGAATGAAGACCTAAAAGATTCTTCAGTTCCAACAATCTCAAAGAGGTTCAAGACTGTTTACTTGTGATACAGTTAAGTTTTATTTCTATAAGAGTCTTGGGTATAAAAATAATTGTCTTCTATTAAATTTCAGGTTCATGGACCTTAGAGCTGCCATACTTACCACTTGCCCTGATGTTGGATCCTTTGCTGCAAATCTTGGTTTTAGTGTTTTACAAATTTCTGAGTTGATTGGGCAAACTCCTACTGGTGTTGAACCCCCAGAAGTCTCTGATAACCTCATCAGAGTGTTTGAATTACTGAAACTTCTAGGATTTTCAGGAGGGGATGTTCTTGAAAAATATGAGTTTGATTTAGTGATTTTGCA
It encodes the following:
- the LOC103971706 gene encoding uncharacterized protein LOC103971706 yields the protein MADKPSRALVIYGDGHAPLVASPHAHLHSFASRASCGFLSLRAPPDPIESENDRVIRELSQLLDAYDMYMKKHGNTDMNEDLKDSSVPTISKRFMDLRAAILTTCPDVGSFAANLGFSVLQISELIGQTPTGVEPPEVSDNLIRVFELLKLLGFSGGDVLEKYEFDLVILHIKPCDQLRDEKGSTVIKTDTDFLNKLVSGVMHAAQPGSKIACRLHFSIILGYGTVSDGDQNCSLILNSSAETSSDVLLLRPRQSYTMKSGNILTDIRHHHPMLIAQWQEGVTRQDTANKFGFEEFKERGGNFAILADRFLHEVAFKLWKAPKYGA